The following are encoded in a window of Candidatus Jidaibacter acanthamoeba genomic DNA:
- the fliG gene encoding flagellar motor switch protein FliG, with protein MKNKGVEKAAMLIMTLNDDLATKIFSMLEESEIREISLAMSNLGSIPPESIEKLISEFSVEITENLSLVGNIENTERFLRKILGKDKVDAILEDIRGPAGRNIWDKLANVGEELLANYLKKEYPQTAALVLSKLDPVQSSKVLSLFSPEFAFEVIKRMLVMDTVKKEVLERVEKTLKSEFISSLSKTQKRDNNQIIAEVFNNLERNVEEKFMGMLEEYSVEAAEKIRSLMFTFEDLKKIEGNGIQTVLRVIDKSKLALALKGASEVIRDLFIKNMSQRAAKILLEEIEGMGPVKLKDVNEAQTAIINSVKELINKAEIEIATGENGDQMVY; from the coding sequence ATGAAAAATAAAGGGGTTGAAAAGGCGGCAATGTTAATTATGACATTGAATGATGACCTTGCTACTAAGATATTTTCAATGCTTGAGGAAAGTGAGATTAGAGAAATTTCTTTAGCAATGTCGAATTTAGGAAGTATTCCTCCCGAATCAATTGAAAAGTTAATTAGTGAATTCAGTGTTGAGATTACCGAAAACCTATCATTAGTCGGAAATATAGAAAATACGGAGCGCTTCCTTAGAAAAATATTAGGTAAAGATAAGGTAGATGCAATCCTTGAAGATATCAGAGGCCCAGCGGGTCGGAATATATGGGATAAACTCGCCAATGTCGGAGAAGAGTTGCTCGCTAATTATCTAAAGAAGGAATATCCGCAAACTGCAGCCTTAGTTTTAAGCAAGCTTGACCCTGTGCAATCTTCTAAAGTTCTTAGTTTATTTAGTCCCGAGTTTGCTTTTGAAGTAATTAAGCGGATGCTGGTTATGGATACGGTTAAAAAAGAAGTATTAGAAAGAGTAGAGAAAACTTTAAAATCAGAATTTATAAGTAGCCTCAGCAAAACCCAAAAACGTGATAATAATCAAATTATAGCTGAAGTATTTAATAACTTGGAACGAAATGTGGAAGAGAAGTTTATGGGGATGCTTGAGGAATATAGCGTAGAAGCGGCAGAGAAAATCAGAAGCCTGATGTTCACCTTTGAAGATCTTAAGAAAATTGAAGGCAACGGTATTCAAACCGTGCTTAGAGTTATTGATAAATCTAAACTTGCGCTCGCATTAAAAGGAGCTTCTGAAGTAATCAGAGATTTGTTTATAAAGAATATGTCGCAAAGGGCTGCTAAAATATTATTAGAGGAGATCGAAGGTATGGGTCCGGTGAAATTGAAAGATGTTAATGAAGCACAGACTGCAATCATTAATTCGGTCAAGGAATTAATCAATAAAGCTGAGATAGAGATTGCAACCGGCGAAAACGGCGATCAGATGGTGTATTAA
- a CDS encoding diacylglycerol/polyprenol kinase family protein, with protein MQHKQNLTNEIFRKLIHLSSIWVPLSLFFIPIGFMQAVFFTLALSLTLFDSLRISKKPVGQKIRKFLNIIKLNFIYREHEINNLSGATYMMISAALCSFIFDAEIFIISFSILIISDTLAAIVGKSIGKRPIYNKTLEGSITFFISALIISEVLYVFMLQKIGYSLTILVIASAVTTLVELYSKKFKMDDNLSIPISFGLILLIYKYFMHYN; from the coding sequence ATGCAGCATAAACAAAATTTAACTAATGAGATATTTAGGAAACTCATACACTTATCTTCCATATGGGTTCCGCTTTCTTTATTTTTCATTCCGATCGGTTTCATGCAAGCAGTCTTTTTTACTTTAGCTCTATCACTCACTTTATTTGATAGTTTAAGAATCAGCAAAAAACCGGTCGGTCAAAAAATAAGAAAATTTTTAAATATAATTAAGCTAAATTTTATTTATCGCGAACATGAAATAAATAATTTGAGCGGTGCGACTTATATGATGATTTCTGCTGCCCTTTGCTCATTTATTTTTGATGCGGAAATTTTTATAATTAGCTTTAGTATTTTAATCATTTCAGATACCTTAGCCGCAATAGTCGGTAAAAGCATAGGCAAACGTCCTATATATAATAAAACATTAGAAGGAAGCATTACATTTTTTATTTCCGCTCTAATTATTTCAGAGGTTTTATATGTATTTATGTTACAGAAGATCGGCTATAGTTTAACTATTCTGGTTATAGCATCTGCAGTTACTACGCTTGTTGAGCTTTATTCCAAAAAATTTAAAATGGATGATAATTTAAGCATCCCGATTAGCTTTGGTTTAATTTTATTAATTTATAAATATTTTATGCACTATAATTGA
- the fliF gene encoding flagellar basal-body MS-ring/collar protein FliF, translating to MEFLKKLGAAKISAIIGAAIIVIAFFIFLVFKMSSAVLTPLYSNLSIEDASMIGMKLQSMGIKYENNTEGTEISVPSDKLLMLRMMFAQEGLPTSGNITGYEIFDRNDALGTSQFVYNVNLVRALEGELVRTISSLNQIENVRVHLVIPKKELFSKIGSEPSASVVLKMKGNQVLSKLEVASIANLVATAVPGLKIENITIVDNLGRPLKLGAEDTSAANLASTAMEMQLNIENKLKQEIENLLERTIGIGKVKANVAVDMDLDREVISSEIYDPSSQVVRSQKSSEENENDTEPSGVVGVSSNIPNAKQGTAAGSSRQRSRTDEIINYEISKTVSNKVIENGKVKALSIAVLVDGNYEIDPTTKQMKYNERSQAELDKIKSLIISGVGVNITRGDKVEVINMPFATDFVDAPVKEGMFDFIKNDIQNIVQTVVIGIVLILMVLLVIRPLVLRSLEKAKSVIQEQGLTSDVMASLEQEMKGMAKGLADTKNMALGNGLMSGGTNAGTDQTTLEEQKQRKEGVTKRFNELVEKNPEETVSLIKNWIYQE from the coding sequence ATGGAGTTTTTAAAGAAGCTGGGTGCGGCAAAAATCTCTGCTATTATTGGTGCTGCAATAATAGTGATAGCTTTCTTTATTTTTCTGGTTTTTAAAATGTCTTCGGCGGTTTTAACTCCGCTTTATTCAAATCTTTCGATAGAAGATGCAAGTATGATCGGAATGAAATTGCAATCAATGGGAATAAAGTATGAGAACAACACAGAAGGTACTGAGATAAGCGTACCCAGTGATAAGCTTTTAATGCTTAGAATGATGTTCGCTCAAGAAGGGCTTCCGACTTCCGGAAATATTACAGGTTATGAAATTTTTGATCGTAATGATGCATTAGGTACTTCGCAATTTGTCTATAACGTTAATTTAGTAAGGGCATTGGAAGGTGAATTGGTGCGAACTATCAGCAGCCTTAACCAGATTGAAAATGTAAGAGTGCATCTTGTTATACCTAAAAAAGAATTATTCTCAAAAATCGGTTCCGAGCCTTCAGCATCGGTAGTACTTAAAATGAAAGGGAATCAAGTGTTAAGTAAGCTTGAAGTGGCTTCCATTGCCAATTTGGTCGCAACTGCGGTGCCCGGACTTAAAATTGAGAACATAACTATAGTTGATAACCTCGGTAGGCCTTTGAAATTGGGGGCTGAGGATACGAGTGCGGCCAATCTTGCTTCTACTGCAATGGAAATGCAGCTCAATATAGAAAATAAACTCAAGCAGGAAATTGAAAACTTACTGGAAAGAACGATCGGGATCGGAAAAGTTAAAGCTAATGTTGCCGTAGATATGGATTTGGATCGTGAGGTTATCAGCTCAGAGATTTATGACCCGAGTAGTCAAGTAGTGAGATCGCAAAAAAGCAGTGAAGAGAATGAAAATGATACAGAGCCTAGCGGTGTGGTCGGTGTTTCATCAAATATTCCGAATGCTAAGCAAGGGACGGCGGCAGGCAGTTCAAGACAGCGCTCAAGGACTGATGAAATTATCAATTATGAAATTTCAAAAACCGTCAGTAATAAAGTTATAGAAAACGGAAAGGTAAAAGCCTTATCGATTGCAGTGCTTGTTGACGGTAATTATGAAATCGATCCGACTACCAAGCAAATGAAATATAACGAAAGAAGCCAAGCTGAATTAGATAAAATAAAATCGCTGATTATTTCAGGTGTCGGAGTAAACATTACGAGAGGTGATAAAGTAGAAGTTATAAATATGCCTTTTGCTACCGATTTCGTTGATGCTCCCGTTAAGGAAGGAATGTTTGATTTCATTAAAAATGATATACAAAATATCGTCCAAACGGTGGTAATCGGAATAGTGCTGATATTAATGGTTCTTTTAGTAATAAGGCCGCTTGTATTGCGTTCCTTAGAAAAAGCTAAGAGTGTAATTCAAGAACAAGGATTAACCTCTGATGTTATGGCAAGCCTGGAACAGGAAATGAAAGGAATGGCTAAAGGATTAGCTGATACGAAAAACATGGCTTTGGGGAATGGTTTAATGTCGGGAGGAACTAATGCCGGCACCGACCAAACTACTTTGGAAGAGCAAAAGCAAAGGAAAGAAGGGGTGACTAAACGATTTAACGAACTCGTTGAGAAAAACCCGGAGGAGACGGTATCCTTGATTAAAAACTGGATATACCAAGAATAA
- a CDS encoding ankyrin repeat domain-containing protein, producing MLSNTSYSKENLFRDPLINAANNGDLAMVKKIATSGYPLDIQGEINATALIRAAYMGHTEVVRYLLKKGANPDLQDMGGATALHFAAREGHYEIVSLLIDYSVYGEIPDFEGYTPSMRAILNDRVKAFEALLNTLDLKRKNDKGEDILTLVRRSSGTKIKELVNNKLAMNNSVLNPVPEASLSTEEKVIKNKKNIIITDDGDKPKGSFFSTIRQKIFKAKPNTIPDDNKVIITIDNSFDSYIAQKSSNKIKLKKARKVKITEAVRVEDSSE from the coding sequence ATTCTCTCCAATACTTCTTATTCGAAAGAAAACTTATTTAGAGACCCGCTTATTAATGCGGCAAATAACGGCGACCTGGCCATGGTAAAAAAAATTGCAACTTCAGGGTATCCACTTGATATACAAGGTGAAATAAATGCCACTGCTCTGATAAGAGCCGCCTATATGGGGCATACGGAAGTGGTGAGATATCTGCTTAAAAAGGGAGCAAACCCTGATCTACAGGATATGGGAGGTGCTACTGCTTTACACTTTGCAGCTAGAGAAGGCCATTATGAAATAGTAAGTTTACTAATTGATTATAGCGTTTATGGAGAAATCCCTGATTTTGAAGGATATACTCCTTCCATGCGAGCTATACTCAATGACCGCGTTAAAGCATTCGAAGCACTGCTTAATACTCTCGACTTAAAGAGGAAAAATGATAAGGGAGAGGATATATTAACTTTAGTTAGGCGATCATCTGGCACAAAGATTAAAGAACTGGTTAATAATAAACTAGCCATGAATAATTCTGTTCTAAATCCGGTACCTGAAGCTAGTTTAAGTACTGAAGAAAAAGTAATCAAAAATAAAAAAAATATCATTATAACGGATGACGGAGATAAACCGAAAGGCTCTTTTTTCAGCACCATTCGTCAAAAAATATTTAAGGCTAAGCCCAATACTATACCGGATGATAATAAAGTGATCATTACAATTGATAATAGTTTTGATAGCTACATAGCGCAAAAATCTTCAAATAAAATTAAACTCAAGAAAGCAAGAAAAGTTAAAATTACTGAGGCTGTAAGGGTAGAAGATAGCTCAGAATAA
- a CDS encoding FliH/SctL family protein — protein sequence MQPAKTAIRWCINMTTARFPFTEFGASSYILTNDDNALLFNDNSEVEKKTNDDLKDIFYSQKDLEDAKKQAFKEGELQGIEKQKGLEEQFKHTILTTLNSIMEKINELSLNINSDQDGLIQGCAELAFAIADKIKGSAEQSADENSIINFIKDNFNHFADEPVLNIKLNPETYLHIKDEIEKAYSEHNFKGSLMFAIDHSLGREDCAVEFQDACIKKSKQEIIAALDNIYAKYFKAEKYENDVENNLKQTENKE from the coding sequence TTGCAACCGGCGAAAACGGCGATCAGATGGTGTATTAATATGACAACTGCAAGGTTCCCGTTTACTGAATTCGGAGCGTCATCTTATATTCTTACTAATGATGACAATGCTTTATTATTTAATGATAATTCAGAAGTTGAGAAAAAAACAAATGATGATTTAAAAGATATATTTTATTCTCAAAAAGATTTAGAGGATGCGAAAAAGCAGGCTTTTAAAGAAGGCGAACTCCAAGGGATCGAAAAGCAAAAAGGATTAGAAGAGCAATTTAAACATACAATCCTTACTACGCTTAATAGTATAATGGAAAAAATTAATGAACTAAGTTTGAATATTAATTCCGATCAGGATGGGTTAATTCAAGGTTGTGCCGAGCTTGCTTTTGCTATTGCCGATAAAATTAAAGGAAGCGCTGAACAGTCAGCTGATGAAAACTCTATTATTAATTTTATAAAAGATAATTTTAACCATTTTGCCGATGAGCCGGTATTAAATATTAAATTAAACCCGGAAACTTATTTACATATTAAAGATGAGATAGAAAAAGCGTATAGTGAGCATAATTTTAAAGGAAGTTTAATGTTTGCTATCGATCATAGCTTAGGTAGAGAGGATTGTGCGGTTGAGTTTCAAGATGCATGCATTAAAAAATCCAAACAAGAAATCATTGCCGCTTTAGATAATATATATGCAAAATATTTTAAAGCAGAAAAATATGAAAATGATGTTGAAAATAATTTAAAACAAACTGAAAATAAAGAATAA
- the fliN gene encoding flagellar motor switch protein FliN, protein MTENTENLGSSLEGDINLQVVYDIPLQISAVLGKAEMKVNQLVKLTRGAVIELDRKVGDAIDIYVNDRLVAKGEIVLVDNKIGITLTELINKE, encoded by the coding sequence ATGACGGAAAATACGGAAAATTTAGGCAGCAGCCTTGAAGGTGATATTAACTTGCAAGTAGTATATGATATCCCGCTACAGATTTCAGCAGTGTTGGGCAAAGCTGAAATGAAAGTTAACCAACTGGTTAAGCTTACCCGCGGAGCGGTAATCGAGCTTGATCGTAAGGTCGGAGATGCAATTGATATTTATGTTAATGACCGCTTGGTAGCTAAGGGGGAAATAGTGCTTGTTGACAATAAAATCGGTATTACTTTAACTGAGCTTATAAACAAAGAATAA
- the ruvA gene encoding Holliday junction branch migration protein RuvA, with amino-acid sequence MIGKLTGIIDSIEDDHLILDVNGVGYLVYCAGSTLASLNINQNLAILTEMIVKEDQLTLYGFTNTSQKKWFKLLQTVQGVGARMALSILGILTPDQLISAILAQDYNSFKQVSGIGAKLASRIVNELQNKEGITSLSGGLTGGSPNKSSAFASQSQNIVGDALSALSNLGFNRSEAYRVLTEIYNQNNEITLEQLIKQGLATLGRRG; translated from the coding sequence ATGATAGGTAAACTTACCGGAATTATTGACTCAATAGAAGATGATCATTTAATTCTTGATGTAAACGGGGTGGGTTACTTAGTTTATTGCGCGGGTAGCACCTTGGCATCCCTTAATATAAACCAAAATTTAGCTATTCTTACTGAAATGATTGTAAAAGAAGATCAGCTCACTTTATACGGGTTTACCAATACTTCCCAAAAGAAATGGTTTAAATTGCTACAAACCGTGCAAGGTGTAGGGGCTAGGATGGCACTTTCCATATTAGGCATCTTAACTCCCGACCAACTGATCAGCGCAATTTTAGCTCAGGACTATAATAGCTTTAAGCAGGTATCAGGGATTGGAGCTAAACTAGCCTCTCGTATTGTTAACGAGCTGCAAAACAAAGAAGGCATAACTTCGCTATCCGGTGGCTTAACCGGGGGTTCACCAAACAAATCCTCCGCTTTTGCCTCACAATCACAAAATATAGTAGGAGATGCTCTTTCCGCCCTCTCAAATTTAGGATTTAATCGTAGCGAAGCTTATAGGGTGCTGACGGAAATATATAATCAGAATAACGAAATAACTTTAGAGCAGCTGATTAAACAAGGCTTGGCAACATTAGGCAGAAGAGGATGA